A genomic segment from Nodularia sphaerocarpa UHCC 0038 encodes:
- a CDS encoding GDP-mannose 4,6-dehydratase produces the protein MTKKALITGLTGQDGSYLAEILLTKGYEVFGLVRRSSTSNLERISHLSGEVQIVSGDLLDQCSLMDVITDSQPDEIYNLASQSYVPLSWTQPSLTAEYTALGVSRLLESIRRCKSDARFYQASSSEVFGQPDESPQSERTAFRPRNPYGVAKAYAHWMTVNYRQKYDLYCCCGITYTHESPRRGTEFVFRKITHAAAQIKLGLANELKLGNLEARRDWCYAKDAVYAMWLMLQQEQPEDYIIASGETHSVKELVECAFNYVGLNWQDYVAVDPTFYRPDEPVQLVGSIDKIKTELGWQPQHTFEQMVELMVDYDLKKLRAEIV, from the coding sequence GTGACTAAAAAAGCCCTAATTACTGGACTAACCGGACAAGACGGTTCCTATCTCGCCGAAATTCTCCTCACCAAAGGTTACGAAGTATTCGGACTAGTCCGCCGTTCCAGCACCAGCAACTTAGAACGTATTAGCCACCTTTCCGGCGAAGTTCAAATAGTATCAGGTGATCTCCTCGATCAATGTTCCTTAATGGACGTAATTACAGACTCACAACCAGATGAAATCTATAACCTCGCCTCTCAAAGCTACGTCCCCCTTTCTTGGACTCAACCCTCTCTCACCGCAGAATACACAGCCCTCGGTGTTTCCCGTCTCTTAGAATCAATTCGTCGCTGTAAATCCGATGCAAGATTTTATCAAGCTTCTAGTAGTGAAGTTTTTGGTCAACCAGACGAATCACCCCAAAGTGAACGCACCGCTTTTCGTCCCCGTAACCCCTACGGTGTTGCTAAAGCTTACGCCCATTGGATGACTGTTAACTACCGGCAAAAATATGACCTCTACTGCTGCTGTGGTATTACCTACACTCATGAATCGCCCCGACGTGGGACGGAGTTTGTATTTCGTAAAATCACCCACGCCGCAGCCCAAATTAAACTCGGTTTGGCAAATGAATTAAAATTAGGTAATTTAGAGGCTCGTCGTGATTGGTGCTATGCCAAAGATGCTGTTTATGCTATGTGGCTGATGTTACAACAAGAGCAACCCGAAGATTATATTATTGCCAGTGGTGAAACTCATTCGGTCAAAGAACTCGTTGAATGTGCTTTCAATTATGTTGGTCTAAATTGGCAAGATTATGTTGCAGTTGACCCTACATTTTACCGTCCTGATGAACCAGTGCAGTTAGTTGGTTCTATTGATAAAATTAAAACTGAGTTAGGTTGGCAACCTCAACATACTTTTGAGCAAATGGTTGAGTTAATGGTTGATTATGACCTCAAAAAATTGCGCGCTGAGATAGTTTAA
- a CDS encoding glycosyltransferase, with amino-acid sequence MIYFLTVNYYSTNLLTKLINSFPTDQNIAYKVLIINNSPEDTDINQLEGQSVQIIHAEGNIGFGNACNLGIEYIFNEDQQAIIWIINPDAYLQKNSLAEVNIFFDSHSDLSIVGTIIYTPQGEVWFAGGRFLPSIGAIIDQDLLTDTDKPYVICDWVSGCSLMINLRNFSEAPLFDPVYFLYYEDFDFCQRYANQGHLIAVTNQFSVIHQPSSITNRNIFLKIKYSTYSYLITLEKYTNLAILIIRLTRLIVYAFVLIAIKPQVSLGKIQGVLMYLRRCLTPRN; translated from the coding sequence ATGATTTACTTTTTAACAGTTAACTATTATTCTACAAATCTGTTAACTAAATTAATCAATTCATTCCCCACAGACCAAAATATTGCTTACAAAGTTTTAATCATTAATAATTCTCCTGAAGATACTGATATTAATCAGCTTGAAGGTCAATCTGTGCAGATTATTCATGCTGAAGGTAATATAGGCTTTGGTAATGCTTGCAACTTAGGAATTGAATATATTTTCAATGAAGATCAACAAGCAATTATTTGGATAATTAATCCTGATGCTTATTTGCAAAAAAATTCTTTAGCAGAAGTTAATATTTTTTTTGATTCTCATTCAGATTTATCAATTGTTGGGACTATTATTTATACACCTCAAGGTGAAGTTTGGTTTGCAGGTGGTCGCTTTCTTCCTAGCATCGGTGCAATTATTGATCAAGACTTGTTAACAGACACAGATAAACCCTATGTTATTTGTGACTGGGTTTCCGGCTGTAGTTTAATGATTAATTTACGGAATTTTTCGGAAGCTCCTTTATTTGACCCGGTTTACTTTCTATATTATGAAGATTTTGATTTTTGTCAACGCTACGCTAATCAAGGACATTTAATTGCTGTAACGAATCAGTTTAGTGTGATTCATCAACCATCGTCAATTACTAATAGAAATATTTTTCTCAAAATTAAATATAGTACATACAGCTATTTAATTACATTAGAAAAATATACAAATTTAGCAATACTAATAATCAGATTAACTAGGCTGATTGTGTACGCTTTTGTTTTGATTGCTATCAAACCTCAAGTATCACTAGGAAAAATTCAGGGGGTGTTAATGTATTTGCGGCGATGTCTAACTCCCAGAAACTAG
- a CDS encoding glucose-1-phosphate thymidylyltransferase produces the protein MKALILSGGKGTRLRPLTYTGAKQLVPVANKPILWYGIEEMVAAGITDIGIIISPETGAEVQNKTGDGTVFGANITYILQDEPAGLAHAVTVARSFLGDSPFVMYLGDNLIQQGDLSYFLQEFIQQQPDALILLREVVNPSAFGVAKVDETGRVLELIEKPKVPPSNLALVGVYFFSQIIHDAISRIQPSKRGELEITDAIQCLINQQKQVVACKLDGWWLDTGKKDDLLEANRLILDTCLKTSNLGEVDSNSQIIGRVEIGTNSQIINCTIRGPVVIGNDCYLENCFIGPYTSIANHTKLIDTDLEHSVVLEGAKIVGINQRIIDSVIGQRAQLTVAPRRPKALRFLIGDDCQIELT, from the coding sequence ATGAAAGCACTGATTCTCTCCGGCGGTAAAGGTACACGTCTACGCCCACTCACTTATACAGGCGCAAAACAACTCGTCCCCGTTGCCAATAAACCAATTTTGTGGTATGGAATTGAAGAAATGGTTGCGGCTGGAATTACCGATATTGGGATTATTATCAGCCCAGAAACGGGAGCAGAAGTTCAAAATAAAACCGGAGATGGCACAGTTTTTGGCGCTAACATCACCTATATTTTACAAGACGAGCCAGCCGGATTAGCTCATGCGGTGACAGTTGCCCGTTCCTTTTTAGGAGATTCGCCTTTTGTGATGTACTTGGGTGATAACCTGATTCAACAAGGTGACTTAAGTTATTTTCTCCAAGAATTTATCCAACAACAACCAGATGCCTTAATTCTACTACGTGAAGTTGTGAATCCAAGCGCTTTTGGTGTGGCTAAGGTAGACGAAACAGGGCGAGTATTAGAATTAATTGAAAAACCCAAAGTTCCCCCATCAAATTTAGCATTAGTAGGAGTTTATTTCTTTTCCCAGATTATTCATGATGCCATTTCTCGTATCCAACCTTCAAAAAGAGGGGAGTTAGAAATTACCGATGCTATTCAATGTTTAATCAACCAGCAAAAACAAGTTGTAGCTTGTAAACTTGATGGTTGGTGGCTAGACACTGGTAAAAAAGATGATTTACTAGAAGCTAACCGTTTGATTCTTGATACTTGTTTGAAAACGTCAAATTTAGGCGAAGTTGATAGTAATAGTCAAATTATTGGGCGAGTGGAAATTGGTACTAATTCCCAAATTATTAATTGTACAATTCGCGGGCCAGTGGTGATTGGCAATGATTGTTATTTAGAAAACTGCTTCATTGGTCCTTACACTAGCATTGCGAATCATACAAAGCTTATTGATACTGATTTAGAACATAGTGTAGTTTTAGAAGGTGCGAAAATTGTGGGAATTAATCAGCGTATTATTGATAGTGTAATTGGACAACGCGCACAATTGACTGTTGCACCCCGTCGTCCTAAAGCTTTACGGTTTTTGATTGGGGATGATTGTCAAATTGAACTGACATGA
- the rfbD gene encoding dTDP-4-dehydrorhamnose reductase, with protein sequence MNESILLLGSNGQVGQELEKILSPKHQIISLARPKIDLTQPDNLRQIIREIQPQIIINAAAYTAVDKAETEPELATAINTTAPQIIAEESQKLGSFLIHFSTDYVFDGQQTHPYQESDKTNPLGVYGKTKRAGEIAIEQTHSHHIILRTAWVYGTYGKGNFVKTMLRLGKERSEIGVVTDQIGSPTWAQDIADAIAHIIPQLTPEIAGIYHYTNSGVISWYDFAVAIFEEAQQLGFPLTPPKVIPITTAEYPTLARRPAYPVLACGKISQVLGTYPPHWRQRLRLMLKDWLSKS encoded by the coding sequence ATGAATGAATCAATCTTACTACTGGGTAGTAACGGTCAAGTAGGACAAGAACTCGAAAAAATCCTTTCACCCAAACACCAAATCATCTCACTGGCGCGCCCCAAAATTGACCTGACTCAACCCGATAACCTGCGTCAAATCATCAGAGAAATCCAACCACAAATAATCATTAACGCCGCCGCTTACACTGCTGTAGACAAAGCCGAAACAGAACCCGAACTAGCTACCGCCATCAATACTACAGCCCCGCAAATTATCGCCGAAGAAAGCCAAAAACTGGGTTCTTTCCTAATTCATTTTTCCACAGATTACGTATTTGATGGACAGCAAACTCATCCATATCAAGAAAGTGATAAAACCAACCCTTTAGGCGTTTACGGTAAAACCAAACGAGCGGGAGAAATAGCAATTGAGCAAACTCATTCCCATCATATTATTCTTCGCACAGCTTGGGTTTACGGAACTTATGGTAAAGGTAACTTTGTCAAAACCATGCTGCGACTGGGTAAAGAACGCTCAGAAATTGGTGTAGTTACAGATCAAATTGGTAGTCCCACTTGGGCGCAAGATATTGCTGATGCGATCGCCCACATTATACCCCAGTTAACACCAGAAATAGCTGGCATTTACCACTATACCAATAGTGGCGTGATTAGCTGGTACGACTTTGCAGTGGCGATTTTTGAAGAAGCCCAACAACTTGGTTTTCCCCTCACACCACCCAAAGTTATCCCCATCACCACCGCCGAATATCCCACCTTAGCCCGTCGTCCAGCCTATCCTGTCCTGGCTTGTGGGAAAATATCACAAGTTCTAGGAACTTATCCCCCCCATTGGCGACAAAGACTGAGGCTAATGCTCAAAGACTGGCTCTCCAAATCATAA
- the rfbC gene encoding dTDP-4-dehydrorhamnose 3,5-epimerase, producing MKITFTKIADVCVIEPQIFADSRGFFLESYNQQKFTDKLGITANFVQDNHSASQQNVLRGLHYQIIQPQGKLVRAVVGTIFDVAVDIRKSSPTFGQWVGYELSAENKRQLWIPPGFAHGFLVLSEVTEVIYKTTDYYAPQGDRTILWNDPDLAIDWPIKQPPILSDKDNNGQPFKTAEVYE from the coding sequence ATGAAAATTACATTTACGAAAATAGCTGATGTCTGTGTTATCGAACCGCAAATATTCGCCGACTCACGCGGTTTTTTCTTGGAATCCTACAACCAGCAAAAATTCACAGACAAACTGGGTATTACCGCCAACTTTGTCCAAGATAACCACTCAGCTTCCCAGCAAAACGTTTTACGCGGACTACACTACCAAATTATCCAACCCCAAGGTAAACTCGTTCGTGCTGTTGTTGGTACAATCTTTGACGTAGCCGTAGACATTAGAAAAAGTTCCCCCACCTTCGGACAATGGGTAGGGTATGAACTCAGCGCTGAAAATAAACGCCAATTGTGGATACCACCAGGCTTTGCTCACGGTTTTCTTGTACTTTCCGAAGTAACCGAAGTTATTTATAAAACTACAGATTACTATGCTCCTCAAGGCGATCGCACCATTCTTTGGAATGATCCAGATTTAGCTATAGATTGGCCTATCAAACAACCACCAATATTATCAGATAAAGATAACAACGGTCAACCATTTAAAACTGCGGAAGTATATGAATGA
- a CDS encoding class I SAM-dependent methyltransferase, translating into MQTLNNLMQAIQESGNWSHTSIKYQNDVATVLQNLGDHGDCVIEVGCYKGGLTAQLSFLLQQTSKTLIVIDIDSEMIRTTKKLLQKQNLEKNVEFFTGTLQQFIDSQIGERKPSLLVIDGDHRYSGVIADIKAVESMKNKPASIIFHDYSLRYLENSGLTDVLVDRAIHDSWGDKIKVTFIGDKPEKGGFLNLKENPGPHGHYFNEGGSEGALIYWHDIQNYLDNGKK; encoded by the coding sequence ATGCAAACTCTCAATAATTTGATGCAAGCAATTCAGGAATCAGGTAATTGGTCACATACATCGATTAAATATCAAAATGATGTTGCGACTGTTCTACAAAATCTAGGTGATCATGGTGATTGTGTGATTGAAGTAGGTTGTTATAAAGGAGGACTTACAGCGCAATTATCCTTTTTATTACAACAAACTAGCAAAACTCTAATCGTCATAGATATTGACAGTGAGATGATTAGAACCACAAAGAAATTATTACAAAAGCAGAATCTTGAAAAAAATGTAGAATTTTTTACCGGGACTTTGCAACAGTTTATTGATAGCCAAATAGGCGAGAGGAAACCATCTTTGTTAGTTATCGATGGAGATCATCGTTATAGCGGAGTAATAGCTGATATCAAAGCCGTGGAAAGCATGAAAAATAAACCTGCGTCCATAATTTTTCATGACTATAGTCTCAGATATTTGGAAAATTCCGGGTTAACAGATGTTTTAGTCGATAGAGCGATTCACGATTCTTGGGGTGATAAAATCAAGGTGACTTTCATTGGTGACAAGCCGGAAAAAGGAGGATTTCTGAACTTAAAAGAAAATCCTGGTCCTCATGGTCATTATTTTAATGAAGGGGGTAGCGAGGGTGCATTAATTTATTGGCATGATATACAGAATTATCTGGATAATGGGAAAAAATAA